Proteins encoded in a region of the Raphanus sativus cultivar WK10039 unplaced genomic scaffold, ASM80110v3 Scaffold3846, whole genome shotgun sequence genome:
- the LOC130506974 gene encoding WAT1-related protein At1g09380-like — MVKSRDLLPSLAMVLVQIGYAGMNITSKMAMESGMKPLILVAYRQIFATIATFPVAFFLERKTRPKITLRVLVQIFFCSITGVTGNQVLYFIGLQNSSPTIACALTNLLPAVTFLLAAIFRQEAVGIRKASGQAKVIGTVVCVAGAMVLSFYHGHTIGIGESKIHWAYAQNITNHGSDSNGSNFFLGPFMIMAAAVSCAVWFIIQTKMSETFAAPYTSTLLMCLMGSIECGGIALISDHNLADWSLGSPLRLISALYAGVVASALAFCLMSWAIQIKGPLYVSVFSPLLLVVVAVFSWTLLEEKLYTGTFMGSALVVIGLYGVLWGKDREMNENQDQEENQKKVKQQHAAKCDVNEDIESRLPTGGGGAASGSGNGAGRLISP; from the exons GGCTATGGAATCCGGCATGAAGCCTCTCATTCTTGTCGCTTACCGCCAAATCTTTGCCACTATCGCCACCTTTCCCGTCGCATTTTTTCTTGAACG TAAGACAAGACCGAAGATCACACTAAGGGTTCTTGTCCAAATCTTCTTCTGCTCCATCACCgg TGTGACCGGGAACCAAGTGCTCTACTTCATAGGACTTCAGAATTCATCTCCCACCATTGCTTGTGCCTTAACTAATCTCTTGCCGGCGGTCACTTTCCTCCTCGCCGCAATCTTCAG ACAAGAAGCTGTAGGGATTAGAAAGGCATCAGGACAAGCCAAGGTGATAGGGACAGTAGTATGTGTGGCCGGAGCCATGGTTCTTTCCTTCTACCATGGTCACACCATTGGCATTGGAGAGTCCAAGATCCATTGGGCTTATGCTCAAAACATCACTAACCATGGTTCCGATTCCAACGGTTCTAACTTCTTCTTGGGGCCTTTCATGATCATGGCAGCCGCCGTTTCGTGTGCCGTTTGGTTCATTATTCAG ACGAAAATGAGTGAAACATTTGCAGCACCATACACGAGCACACTTCTAATGTGTTTGATGGGAAGTATCGAATGTGGAGGCATCGCTTTGATCTCCGATCACAACCTCGCTGATTGGTCTCTCGGCTCTCCTCTCCGTCTCATCTCCGCCCTTTACGCC GGAGTGGTGGCGTCTGCGTTAGCGTTCTGCTTAATGTCATGGGCAATACAGATAAAAGGTCCTCTCTACGTATCTGTTTTCAGCCCATTACTGCTTGTAGTTGTCGCCGTTTTCAGCTGGACTCTTCTTGAAGAAAAACTCTACACCGGCAC GTTTATGGGATCAGCACTTGTGGTTATTGGGCTGTATGGCGTTTTGTGGGGTAAAGACAGAGAGATGAATGAGAATCAAGACCAAGAAGAGAACCAAAAGAAGGTGAAACAACAACACGCAGCCAAATGTGATGTTAACGAAGATATTGAATCGAGATTGCCTacgggaggaggaggagcagcaTCAGGTAGTGGCAACGGTGCCGGTAGACTTATCTCGCCTTAA